Proteins encoded together in one Solanum lycopersicum chromosome 7, SLM_r2.1 window:
- the LOC138337330 gene encoding uncharacterized protein: MASHQRYFTRINPPTFYGSQVEEDPQEFIDEIYKILYSIGLSTSEKVDLVTYKLKYVAQTWYIKLRDNRPFRGRSVTWEVFNKAFLDRFFPWEKREAKLVEFINLHQGGMSFYEYSLEFTKLSKYAPFLVSNSRDKMSHFMTVVSEDLQEEFNSTMIHENMKISRLIVHSQHVVEARDKRRSRDAKRARSFDGGSSKRRLEIQHKPRFNKRISNQVPSKFPKSRDDRGRENFFGCGKIRHKVRDFPNIRGQYKGSCKSQTSGSNEVPKKNRFYALRSRSDQDTSPDVVTGTLKVLSIDVYVLLDPGATLSFVTPVVSKRFDILPDILNESFIVSTPVGMDWLHG, from the exons ATGGCGTCCCATCAAAGGTATTTCACTAGGATcaaccctcctactttctacGGGTCCCAGGTTgaagaagacccccaagagttcattgatgaaatctacAAGATCCTTTATTCTATAGGGTtgtctactagtgagaaggTTGATCTAGTCACTTACAAACTCAAGTatgtggctcaaacttggtatATCAAATTGAGGGACAATAGGCCGTTCAGGGGTAGATCGGTGACTTGGGAAGTGTTCAACAAGGCTTTTCTTGATCGATTCTTCCCTTGGGAGAAGAGGGAAGCTAAattggtggagttcatcaaccttcaccaaggaggtatgagtttTTATGAATACTCCTTggaattcactaaattgtcaaaatatgctccttttTTGGTTTCCAATTCTAGGGATAAAATGAGCCATTTTATGACCGTGGTGTCAGAAGATTTACAAGAGGAGTTTAATTCGACTATGAtacatgaaaacatgaaaatttcTCGTCTTATTGTTCATTCTCAACATGTAGTAGAAGCAAGGGATAAGAGGAggagtagagatgctaagagggcaagatcttttgatgggGGTTCTTCAAAGAGAAGGCTTGAGATACAACACAAGCCTAGGTTTAACAAGAGgatttctaatcaagttccatcAAAGTTTCCTAAGTCTagggatgatagg GGGAGAGAGAAtttttttggttgtggtaaaattaggcacaaggttagggatttccCTAATATAAGGGGTCAATACAAGGGTAGTTGTAAATCTCAAAcaagtggttcaaatgaggttccaaagaagaaccgcttctatgctctccgctctaggagTGATCAAGATACTTCTCCCGACGTGGTGACTGGTACGTTGAAAGTCTTatctattgatgtttatgtcttacttgatcccggtgctactttatcatttgttaccccTGTAGTATCTAAAAGGTTTGACATTTTACCTGATATCTTGAATGAATCTTTTATAGTTTCTACCCCagtgg gtatggattggttgcatggttAA